The following proteins come from a genomic window of Thiothrix winogradskyi:
- a CDS encoding DUF3106 domain-containing protein, which yields MNNSSNKRRFVGFLMALLTMMALLLAGGSAMAGSVTWESLSDSEKSVLKAFQSEWSSLSDKTQGNLKRWAAKPASERNRIKQRYGDWQQLSDAQQKKIAKQLKRYKAMSPAQKAKIKQWHEWVKKLPEAERKKLREQWPNMTDAERRAYMKDLQQQYGK from the coding sequence ATGAACAACAGCAGCAATAAACGTCGCTTTGTCGGTTTTCTCATGGCGCTCTTGACAATGATGGCGCTACTGTTGGCAGGTGGAAGCGCAATGGCGGGTTCAGTAACGTGGGAGAGTCTCAGTGATAGCGAAAAGTCGGTATTGAAAGCTTTTCAAAGTGAGTGGTCTTCCTTGTCAGATAAGACCCAAGGCAATTTAAAGCGTTGGGCGGCAAAACCGGCAAGCGAGCGCAACAGGATCAAGCAGCGTTATGGTGATTGGCAGCAATTATCGGATGCGCAACAAAAAAAGATTGCTAAACAGCTCAAACGTTATAAAGCCATGTCGCCTGCCCAAAAAGCCAAGATTAAGCAGTGGCATGAGTGGGTTAAAAAATTGCCGGAAGCCGAGCGTAAGAAGTTGCGTGAGCAATGGCCAAACATGACGGATGCTGAGCGTAGAGCCTACATGAAAGATTTACAGCAACAGTATGGAAAGTAG
- a CDS encoding RNA polymerase sigma factor, giving the protein MAALITAHNERLDSDSHENDSLDDAARLDHFLKDVSRRAFVVARLATQDEEEALDIVQDALFKLVQKYSGHPHGEWGALFHTILHSRINDWHRRQKVRNRWRVFFSSKDDEEDVDVEEQTAQTQFLEPERQLLQDEMSVLMQVAIGQLPLRQQQALLLRGWEGYDIAETAKIMKCSEGSVKTHYSRAVHSLREKLGDYQ; this is encoded by the coding sequence ATGGCGGCATTGATAACCGCGCATAACGAGCGGTTGGATAGCGATTCGCACGAAAACGATAGTTTGGATGACGCGGCGCGTTTGGATCACTTCCTCAAAGATGTGAGTCGGCGTGCCTTTGTGGTGGCACGTCTGGCGACTCAAGACGAAGAAGAGGCGCTGGATATTGTGCAGGATGCTTTGTTCAAACTGGTGCAAAAGTATTCTGGGCATCCGCACGGTGAGTGGGGTGCGTTGTTTCATACGATTTTGCACAGCAGAATCAATGATTGGCATCGGCGACAGAAGGTACGCAATCGTTGGCGGGTGTTTTTTTCAAGCAAGGATGATGAGGAGGATGTCGATGTAGAAGAGCAGACTGCCCAGACCCAATTTTTAGAGCCAGAACGTCAACTACTACAGGATGAAATGAGTGTGCTGATGCAAGTCGCCATTGGGCAATTACCGTTACGTCAGCAACAGGCGTTGTTATTACGGGGCTGGGAGGGCTATGACATTGCGGAAACCGCAAAAATCATGAAATGTTCCGAAGGGAGCGTAAAAACACATTATTCAAGGGCTGTCCACAGTTTGCGGGAAAAACTGGGAGATTATCAATGA
- the ypfJ gene encoding KPN_02809 family neutral zinc metallopeptidase, producing MRWRTGRQSSNVEDRRGGRSSGGRGGMKIGLLGTVAAVLIGWYMGFNPIQILGLVGGANTILGGFGGGSSSETVTTGVPQDDAGKFVSSVLASTEDVWNPVFRQLGGRYVEPKLVLFTDSTDSVCGYSTAATGPFYCPADQKVYIDLGFFRELQNMGASGDFAQAYVLGHEIGHHVQNLMGTTTEVTRLQNSMSKRDGNALSVALELQADCYAGVWAHHAHKQFNILEEGDIEEAINAAGSIGDDRLQRMSGRRINPDSFTHGSSTQRMEWFQRGLKTGDLKYCDSFKS from the coding sequence ATGCGCTGGAGAACAGGACGACAAAGCAGCAACGTAGAAGACCGGCGTGGCGGTCGCAGCAGCGGAGGCAGAGGCGGGATGAAAATTGGTCTGCTCGGCACTGTTGCTGCCGTACTGATTGGCTGGTATATGGGTTTTAACCCGATTCAAATCCTCGGACTGGTTGGTGGTGCCAATACAATTTTAGGAGGCTTTGGGGGCGGCAGTTCCAGCGAAACCGTAACAACCGGTGTGCCGCAAGATGACGCAGGGAAATTTGTTTCCTCTGTACTGGCTTCCACTGAAGACGTGTGGAATCCAGTATTTCGTCAATTGGGCGGGCGCTATGTCGAGCCTAAATTGGTATTATTCACGGACAGCACCGATTCCGTGTGTGGCTACTCCACTGCCGCCACCGGACCGTTTTACTGCCCTGCCGACCAGAAGGTTTACATCGACTTAGGCTTTTTCCGCGAACTGCAAAACATGGGCGCATCCGGCGACTTTGCACAAGCCTATGTATTGGGTCATGAAATCGGGCATCACGTACAAAACCTGATGGGTACAACCACTGAAGTTACCCGCCTGCAAAATAGCATGAGCAAACGCGACGGCAACGCACTCTCAGTAGCACTCGAACTACAGGCAGACTGTTATGCGGGCGTTTGGGCACACCACGCTCACAAACAATTCAATATTCTCGAAGAAGGCGATATTGAAGAAGCCATTAATGCCGCAGGCTCCATTGGCGATGACCGTTTGCAACGCATGTCCGGGCGACGTATTAACCCCGACTCCTTCACGCACGGCTCATCGACACAACGCATGGAATGGTTTCAGCGTGGCTTAAAAACCGGCGACTTGAAATACTGCGATTCTTTCAAAAGTTAA